One part of the [Pantoea] beijingensis genome encodes these proteins:
- the pxpB gene encoding 5-oxoprolinase subunit PxpB yields MQRARCYLLGERAVVLELDPPVSLASQQRIWGLTARLADHPHVIEAIPGMNNLTVLLRHPQQTALDAIERLQNWWEESESLHPEVRHIEIPVIYGGEAGPDLSDVAHYSGLSVKQVVELHASVNYVVYFIGFQPGFPYLGGLDPRLHIPRRAEPRVTVPAGSVGIGGSQTGVYPLSTPGGWQLLGRTDAVLFQPQQQPPTLLRPGDNVRFVPQREGIC; encoded by the coding sequence ATGCAACGAGCACGTTGTTACCTGTTGGGAGAGCGTGCGGTAGTCCTGGAATTGGACCCCCCTGTTTCGCTGGCAAGCCAGCAGCGCATTTGGGGGTTGACCGCACGGTTAGCAGATCATCCGCACGTTATTGAAGCTATTCCGGGCATGAACAACCTAACCGTACTGTTACGCCATCCGCAACAGACGGCGTTGGATGCGATTGAGCGCCTGCAAAACTGGTGGGAAGAGAGCGAGTCCCTTCATCCTGAGGTGCGGCATATAGAGATCCCCGTAATCTACGGCGGTGAAGCCGGTCCCGATTTATCCGACGTTGCGCACTACAGTGGATTGAGTGTAAAACAAGTTGTTGAGCTACATGCTTCTGTCAATTACGTTGTCTATTTCATCGGTTTTCAACCCGGTTTTCCCTATCTTGGCGGGCTCGATCCGCGCTTGCATATCCCGCGTCGTGCTGAACCCCGGGTCACTGTTCCTGCGGGTTCTGTAGGTATCGGCGGCAGCCAAACGGGTGTCTATCCATTATCAACGCCCGGTGGATGGCAATTACTTGGTCGTACTGATGCTGTGCTGTTTCAGCCACAACAGCAGCCGCCCACATTATTGCGTCCCGGCGATAACGTGCGGTTCGTACCGCAAAGGGAGGGGATATGCTAA
- a CDS encoding citrate synthase: MADKKATLTLEGEAPIELDVLQGTLGEDEIDIRTLGSKGLFTFDPGFTSTASCESKITYIDGDKGILLHRGFPIDQLATHSNYLEVCYILLNGEVPTQEQFEEFRTIVTRHTMIHEQINRLFMGFRRDSHPMAVMCGVTGALAAFYHDSLDVNIERHREIAAFRLLSKMPTVAAMCYKYSIGQPFVYPRNDLSYAGNFLNMMFSTPCEEYVVNPVLERAMDRILILHADHEQNASTSTVRTAGSSGANPFACIAAGIASLWGPAHGGANEACLRMLEEISTVEHIPEFLRRAKDKNDSFRLMGFGHRVYKNYDPRATVMRETCHEVLKELGMKDDLLEVAMELEHIALNDPYFIERKLYPNVDFYSGIILKAMGIPSSMFTVIFAMARTVGWIAHWKEMHDDGIKIARPRQLYTGYDQRDFQSQLKK, from the coding sequence ATGGCTGATAAAAAAGCAACGCTGACCCTGGAAGGCGAAGCTCCTATTGAACTGGATGTGTTACAAGGCACGCTGGGTGAGGACGAGATTGATATCCGAACCCTTGGTTCAAAAGGTTTATTCACATTTGATCCTGGTTTTACCTCTACTGCGTCTTGCGAATCTAAAATCACCTACATTGATGGTGATAAAGGCATTCTGCTTCATCGCGGTTTCCCCATAGACCAACTCGCGACCCACTCAAACTATCTTGAAGTGTGTTACATCCTGCTGAATGGCGAAGTTCCGACCCAGGAACAGTTCGAGGAGTTCCGTACCATCGTGACTCGCCATACCATGATTCACGAGCAGATTAACCGCCTGTTTATGGGTTTCCGCCGTGATTCACATCCGATGGCAGTCATGTGCGGTGTGACTGGCGCGCTGGCCGCATTTTACCACGATTCGCTGGATGTCAATATTGAACGCCATCGCGAAATCGCAGCATTCCGCCTGCTATCGAAAATGCCGACCGTGGCAGCGATGTGCTACAAATACTCCATTGGTCAGCCGTTCGTCTATCCGCGTAACGACCTCTCCTATGCCGGTAACTTCCTGAACATGATGTTCTCTACACCATGCGAAGAGTACGTGGTCAATCCAGTTCTGGAACGCGCAATGGATCGCATTTTGATCCTGCATGCTGACCATGAGCAGAATGCCTCAACCTCTACCGTGCGTACTGCAGGCTCTTCCGGAGCGAACCCCTTTGCCTGTATCGCGGCAGGGATCGCTTCACTGTGGGGCCCCGCTCACGGCGGAGCAAACGAAGCCTGCCTGCGTATGCTCGAAGAGATCAGCACGGTGGAACATATTCCTGAGTTCCTGCGCCGCGCTAAGGACAAAAACGACTCTTTCCGTCTGATGGGCTTTGGGCACCGTGTCTATAAGAACTATGACCCGCGTGCTACCGTGATGCGCGAAACCTGTCATGAAGTATTGAAAGAGCTGGGTATGAAAGATGACCTGCTGGAAGTGGCAATGGAACTTGAGCACATTGCTCTGAACGATCCGTACTTCATTGAGCGTAAACTCTATCCAAACGTTGACTTCTATTCAGGTATTATTCTGAAAGCAATGGGTATCCCGTCATCCATGTTTACCGTTATCTTTGCGATGGCGCGTACCGTTGGCTGGATTGCTCACTGGAAAGAGATGCATGATGACGGCATCAAAATTGCCCGTCCGCGTCAGCTGTACACCGGTTACGATCAACGCGATTTTCAGTCTCAGCTGAAAAAATAG
- the sdhC gene encoding succinate dehydrogenase cytochrome b556 subunit, with protein MGKTVKKQRPVNLDLTTIRFPVTAIASILHRVSGVITFVAVGILLWLLGLSLSSPEGFLQASAVMGSFIVKFIVWGILTALAYHIAGGIRHMLMDFGYLGETLQIGTRSAQIAFGITVVLSILAGVLVW; from the coding sequence GTGGGCAAAACCGTGAAAAAACAAAGACCTGTCAACTTGGATCTCACTACGATCCGGTTTCCCGTTACTGCAATAGCGTCCATTCTCCACCGCGTCTCCGGCGTGATCACCTTCGTGGCTGTCGGTATTCTGCTCTGGCTACTGGGCCTCTCTCTCTCTTCACCCGAAGGCTTCCTGCAGGCATCTGCCGTGATGGGCAGCTTCATTGTCAAATTCATTGTATGGGGCATCTTGACTGCGCTGGCTTATCATATCGCCGGTGGTATTCGCCATATGTTAATGGATTTTGGTTATCTTGGTGAAACGCTGCAAATCGGTACGCGTTCTGCTCAGATTGCTTTTGGTATTACCGTCGTGCTTTCAATTCTGGCTGGAGTCCTCGTATGGTAA
- the sdhD gene encoding succinate dehydrogenase membrane anchor subunit yields MVSNASALGRNGVHDWLLLRAAAMVITLYVLYILGFIVMSDTLTYDNWRGFFASPFTKVFTLLTLLSILVHGWIGMWQVLTDYVKPVGVRLMLQLVIVVALLVYAIYGTVVVWGA; encoded by the coding sequence ATGGTAAGCAATGCTTCTGCACTGGGGCGCAACGGCGTACATGACTGGCTGCTGTTACGTGCCGCTGCCATGGTTATTACCCTCTATGTGCTCTATATCCTCGGTTTTATCGTGATGTCTGATACGTTGACGTACGACAACTGGCGCGGATTTTTCGCTTCCCCTTTCACAAAAGTGTTCACGCTGCTGACCCTGTTGTCCATTCTGGTACATGGCTGGATTGGGATGTGGCAGGTACTGACCGACTACGTTAAGCCTGTAGGCGTACGTTTAATGCTGCAACTGGTGATTGTCGTTGCGCTGTTGGTCTATGCGATTTATGGAACTGTTGTGGTGTGGGGTGCGTAA
- the pxpA gene encoding 5-oxoprolinase subunit PxpA codes for MKIDLNADLGEGSTSDRQLLQWVTSANIACGFHAGDAQTMLQSIRWAKEFGVAIGAHPSFPDRENFGRTAMRLPAETVFAQVVYQVGALKALAATEGCRLAHVKPHGMLYNQAAREPLLADVIARAIKAVDPALILLGLAGSELIRAGHYHGLSTRQEAFADRGYQNDGSLVPRDRPGALIENETMAIEQTLSMVQQGKVRSVQGEWITLHAESICLHGDGAHALIFAQHLRNAFDKNGITVTDQ; via the coding sequence ATGAAAATTGATCTCAATGCCGATCTGGGAGAGGGCAGTACAAGCGATCGCCAACTGCTACAGTGGGTGACCTCGGCGAATATTGCCTGTGGCTTTCATGCCGGCGATGCGCAGACCATGCTGCAATCTATCCGTTGGGCGAAAGAGTTTGGCGTAGCGATCGGTGCGCATCCCAGTTTCCCCGATCGGGAAAACTTTGGCCGAACGGCGATGCGGCTTCCTGCGGAAACGGTGTTTGCACAGGTCGTTTATCAGGTTGGTGCTCTAAAGGCATTAGCGGCTACTGAAGGGTGCCGGCTGGCACACGTCAAGCCACACGGCATGCTTTATAACCAGGCCGCGCGGGAGCCGCTGCTGGCTGATGTGATTGCCCGGGCGATAAAGGCAGTAGACCCGGCGCTGATCCTGCTGGGATTAGCGGGTAGTGAGCTTATTCGTGCGGGGCACTATCACGGCCTGTCCACCCGACAGGAGGCTTTTGCTGACCGCGGTTATCAGAATGATGGCAGCCTGGTGCCGCGCGATCGGCCTGGCGCTCTGATAGAAAATGAGACGATGGCGATTGAACAAACGCTAAGTATGGTGCAACAAGGGAAAGTTCGCAGTGTGCAGGGTGAGTGGATAACCCTGCATGCGGAGAGTATTTGCCTGCACGGCGATGGTGCGCACGCGTTGATATTCGCCCAACATTTGCGCAATGCCTTTGATAAAAATGGGATTACCGTGACGGATCAATAA
- a CDS encoding succinate dehydrogenase iron-sulfur subunit, whose protein sequence is MRLEFSIYRYNPDVDAAPRMQEYSLEAEEGRDMMLLDALMRLKEKDPTLAFRRSCREGVCGSDGLNMNGKNGLACITPISALGNGKQKIVIRPLPGLPVIRDLVVDMSQFYTQYEKIKPYLLNNGENPPAREHLQMPEQREKLDGLYECILCACCSTSCPSFWWNPDKFIGPAGLLAAYRFLIDSRDTETDARLDDLNDAFSVFRCHSIMNCVSVCPKGLNPTRAIGHIKSMLLQRSA, encoded by the coding sequence ATGAGACTTGAGTTTTCTATTTATCGTTACAATCCAGATGTTGATGCCGCTCCGCGCATGCAGGAGTATTCGCTGGAAGCGGAAGAAGGGCGCGACATGATGTTGCTGGATGCATTAATGCGCCTGAAAGAGAAAGATCCGACGCTGGCGTTTCGCCGTTCCTGCCGTGAAGGTGTTTGCGGCTCCGACGGCCTGAATATGAATGGCAAAAATGGTTTGGCCTGTATTACGCCAATTTCTGCTTTAGGCAACGGCAAGCAAAAAATCGTTATTCGGCCATTGCCAGGTCTGCCCGTCATTCGCGATCTGGTTGTCGACATGAGCCAGTTTTATACTCAGTATGAGAAAATTAAGCCTTACCTGTTGAATAACGGAGAGAATCCACCCGCGCGTGAGCATTTACAGATGCCTGAACAGCGTGAAAAGCTGGATGGTCTGTATGAGTGTATTCTCTGTGCCTGCTGTTCGACGTCCTGTCCGTCATTCTGGTGGAACCCGGATAAATTCATTGGTCCGGCTGGCTTACTGGCGGCGTATCGCTTCCTGATTGATAGCCGTGATACCGAAACGGATGCGCGTCTTGATGATTTGAATGATGCTTTCAGCGTATTCCGCTGTCATAGCATTATGAACTGTGTGAGCGTGTGTCCGAAGGGGCTTAACCCGACGCGCGCCATCGGGCATATCAAATCAATGTTATTGCAAAGAAGCGCGTAG
- the pcp gene encoding pyroglutamyl-peptidase I, translated as MKKVLITAFEPFDGELVNPSWEAVRQLNERMLCGARVVVKQLPCVFGTSLTSLYAAIDEHQPELVISVGQAGGRAEISVERIGINIDDARIPDNQGNQPIDEMIVADGPAAYFSTLPIKAMVEAIREAGIPASVSQTAGTYVCNHVMYGLLHRLAAQGNKIRGGFIHIPWLPEQAAKHPGAPSMSAQTVILALEMAVTIALRTRQDIRQTGGATH; from the coding sequence ATGAAAAAGGTCCTGATTACCGCGTTTGAGCCGTTTGATGGCGAGTTGGTGAATCCTTCCTGGGAAGCGGTTCGCCAGCTTAATGAACGTATGCTTTGCGGTGCCAGAGTGGTTGTGAAACAACTTCCCTGTGTATTTGGCACATCACTCACATCACTTTATGCCGCTATCGATGAGCATCAGCCGGAGCTGGTGATTTCCGTTGGACAGGCGGGAGGAAGGGCAGAGATTAGCGTTGAGCGCATTGGTATTAATATTGACGATGCTCGCATTCCTGATAATCAGGGCAACCAGCCGATTGATGAGATGATTGTTGCGGATGGTCCGGCGGCTTACTTCTCAACCTTACCCATCAAGGCGATGGTGGAAGCGATTCGTGAGGCGGGTATTCCCGCCTCGGTTTCACAAACGGCTGGCACCTATGTGTGTAACCATGTGATGTATGGTTTATTGCATCGTCTGGCCGCACAGGGGAATAAAATCCGCGGCGGTTTTATCCATATTCCCTGGCTGCCTGAACAAGCCGCAAAGCATCCAGGCGCGCCCAGCATGTCAGCGCAGACGGTCATTCTGGCGCTGGAGATGGCGGTAACGATTGCCTTACGAACCAGGCAGGATATTCGCCAGACGGGCGGCGCAACCCATTAA
- the pxpC gene encoding 5-oxoprolinase subunit PxpC gives MLKIIRAGISTSLQDAGRTGWRQYGIGSSGALDLPAMKTANLLVGNPQDSAVLEITLGQFCAEFRRDGWVALTGACCKAEIDGKSVWTGWRTAVKAGQRLTMALPTRGMRSYLAVGGSFALSPLLGSVSTDLKAGFGGQHGRRVEDGDVIPLGHAERSFTKAVGVRQLLWGNRLRALPGPEYHEFSRESQETFWRTAWKLSPQSNRMGYRLQGGPVIRNTDRELLSHGLLPGVVQVPPNGLPIVLMADAQTTGGYPRIACVIEADLHHLAQIRLGDPIHFVLCTLEEALAAKQRQQRVIDHMMMGLEYEN, from the coding sequence ATGCTAAAGATTATTCGTGCGGGGATCAGCACCTCTCTCCAGGACGCGGGTCGTACTGGTTGGCGACAGTATGGTATCGGCAGCAGCGGGGCACTGGATCTCCCTGCTATGAAAACGGCAAATTTGCTGGTGGGTAACCCACAGGATAGCGCCGTGCTGGAAATTACCCTGGGCCAGTTTTGTGCGGAGTTCAGGCGTGATGGCTGGGTTGCGCTGACGGGCGCATGCTGTAAAGCGGAAATTGATGGAAAAAGCGTCTGGACCGGATGGCGTACAGCGGTGAAAGCCGGGCAGCGCCTGACGATGGCACTGCCGACTCGCGGCATGCGTAGTTATCTGGCTGTAGGTGGCAGTTTTGCGTTATCGCCGCTACTGGGATCGGTCAGTACCGATTTAAAAGCCGGTTTTGGTGGCCAGCATGGTCGCCGCGTTGAGGACGGTGATGTTATTCCGCTGGGCCACGCTGAACGCTCCTTTACTAAAGCGGTAGGCGTTCGTCAGCTATTATGGGGTAACCGCCTGCGCGCTTTACCGGGACCGGAGTATCATGAGTTCAGCCGTGAGTCGCAAGAGACATTTTGGCGCACCGCATGGAAATTAAGTCCACAAAGTAATCGCATGGGCTATCGCTTGCAGGGGGGACCTGTTATCCGCAATACCGATAGGGAACTGCTGTCACATGGCTTGTTACCGGGTGTGGTTCAGGTACCACCTAACGGATTGCCAATTGTCCTGATGGCCGATGCACAGACCACCGGCGGCTACCCGCGCATTGCCTGCGTCATCGAAGCTGACCTCCACCATTTGGCACAGATCCGCTTGGGCGATCCGATCCATTTTGTGCTCTGTACGTTGGAAGAGGCACTGGCCGCGAAGCAGCGGCAACAACGTGTCATTGACCACATGATGATGGGGCTGGAATATGAAAATTGA
- the nei gene encoding endonuclease VIII → MPEGPEIRRAADRLAQAVVGKRLTDVWFEFPRLKTYEESLKGETVTSIETRGKALLTHFSNGLTLYSHNQLYGVWRIIDSGSEPQSTRVLRVRLATHDQTILLYSASDIELLNAETLAAHPFLQRVGPDVLDMTLTEQQVSERLLSSRFRRRQFSGLLLDQAFLAGLGNYLRVEILWQAELAPHHRAQDLDEKQLVNLSHALLAIPRHSYRMRGTMDENKHYGAAFRFKVFHRSGQPCERCGEAIEKTLLSSRPFYWCPGCQI, encoded by the coding sequence ATGCCAGAAGGACCTGAGATTCGACGCGCGGCCGATCGGCTGGCGCAGGCGGTGGTGGGGAAAAGACTCACCGATGTCTGGTTTGAATTTCCCCGCCTGAAAACCTATGAAGAGTCGCTGAAAGGCGAGACAGTCACGTCAATAGAGACGCGGGGAAAAGCGTTATTAACGCACTTTTCTAACGGTCTTACGCTCTACAGCCACAATCAGCTGTACGGCGTCTGGCGCATTATTGACAGTGGCAGCGAACCGCAAAGCACTCGCGTATTACGCGTCAGGCTGGCCACCCATGACCAGACAATTTTGCTGTATAGCGCATCGGATATTGAGTTACTCAATGCTGAAACGTTGGCTGCCCACCCTTTCTTGCAGCGCGTAGGGCCCGACGTGTTGGATATGACACTGACGGAGCAGCAGGTGAGTGAACGGTTGTTATCGTCACGCTTTCGTCGCCGCCAGTTTAGCGGGTTGTTACTCGATCAGGCTTTTCTTGCAGGGTTAGGCAACTATCTTCGAGTGGAGATTCTGTGGCAGGCTGAGCTGGCCCCGCACCATCGGGCGCAGGATCTGGATGAGAAACAACTGGTGAATCTGTCGCATGCACTACTGGCTATTCCGCGCCATTCTTACCGAATGCGTGGGACGATGGATGAGAATAAGCATTACGGGGCAGCATTTCGCTTTAAAGTGTTTCATCGCAGTGGCCAACCTTGTGAGCGCTGCGGCGAGGCGATCGAGAAAACCCTGCTTTCATCGCGGCCTTTTTACTGGTGTCCTGGGTGCCAGATATAA
- the sdhA gene encoding succinate dehydrogenase flavoprotein subunit, whose amino-acid sequence MNLPVREFDAVVIGAGGAGMRAALQISQSGQSCALLSKVFPTRSHTVSAQGGITVALGNSHEDNWEWHMYDTVKGSDYIGDQDAIEYMCKTGPEAILELEHMGLPFSRLDDGRVYQRPFGGQSKNFGGEQAARTAAAADRTGHALLHTLYQQNLKNKTTIFSEWYALDLVKNADGAIVGCTALNIEDGEVVYFKAKATVLATGGAGRIYQSTTNAHINTGDGVGMALRAGVPVQDMEMWQFHPTGIAGAGVLVTEGCRGEGGYLLNKHGERFMERYAPNAKDLAGRDVVARSIMIEIREGRGCDGPWGPHAKLKLDHLGKEVLESRLPGILELSRTFAHVDPVKEPIPVIPTCHYMMGGIPTKVTGQALTVNEKGEDVVIPGLFAVGEIACVSVHGANRLGGNSLLDLVVFGRSAGLHLQESIQEQGELRDASDEDIDAALARLNRWNNNTTGEDPAELRKALQSCMQHNFSVFREGDAMAKGLEELKVLRERLKNARLDDRSSDFNTQRVECLELDNLMETAYATAMAANFRTESRGAHSRFDFPERDDANWLCHSLYLPQNESMTRREVNMQPKLREAFPPKARTY is encoded by the coding sequence ATGAATTTGCCAGTTAGAGAGTTTGACGCCGTCGTAATCGGCGCAGGCGGTGCAGGCATGCGTGCCGCGCTGCAAATTTCCCAGTCGGGCCAGAGTTGCGCCCTGTTATCCAAAGTCTTCCCTACCCGTTCTCATACCGTGTCTGCTCAGGGCGGCATTACCGTTGCACTGGGTAACAGCCATGAAGATAACTGGGAATGGCACATGTATGACACGGTTAAAGGCTCCGACTATATCGGTGATCAGGACGCTATTGAATATATGTGTAAAACCGGTCCGGAAGCGATTCTGGAGCTGGAGCATATGGGACTGCCTTTCTCGCGTCTTGATGATGGCCGCGTTTATCAGCGTCCGTTTGGCGGTCAGTCTAAAAATTTTGGCGGTGAACAGGCCGCGCGTACTGCAGCCGCTGCTGACCGTACCGGCCATGCTTTGCTGCACACGCTGTATCAGCAGAACCTGAAAAATAAAACCACCATTTTCTCTGAGTGGTATGCCCTCGATTTAGTGAAAAATGCCGACGGCGCGATTGTCGGTTGTACGGCGCTGAATATCGAAGATGGCGAAGTGGTTTATTTCAAAGCCAAAGCGACCGTGCTGGCCACTGGCGGCGCGGGCCGTATCTATCAGTCTACTACCAATGCGCATATCAACACCGGTGACGGCGTTGGCATGGCACTGCGTGCTGGCGTGCCGGTGCAGGATATGGAGATGTGGCAATTCCACCCAACCGGTATTGCTGGCGCTGGCGTGCTGGTGACAGAAGGGTGCCGTGGTGAGGGTGGCTACCTGCTGAATAAACACGGCGAACGTTTTATGGAGCGTTACGCACCGAACGCGAAAGATCTTGCTGGCCGTGACGTTGTCGCACGTTCAATCATGATCGAAATTCGTGAAGGTCGTGGCTGTGACGGCCCATGGGGACCTCATGCCAAGTTGAAACTCGACCACCTCGGCAAAGAGGTTCTGGAATCGCGTCTGCCGGGTATTCTTGAGTTGTCCCGTACCTTTGCCCACGTTGATCCAGTAAAAGAACCGATCCCGGTTATTCCAACTTGTCACTACATGATGGGCGGGATTCCAACTAAAGTTACCGGACAGGCGCTGACGGTGAATGAAAAGGGTGAAGATGTCGTGATTCCCGGCCTGTTCGCGGTGGGTGAAATTGCCTGCGTTTCTGTGCACGGCGCTAACCGCCTTGGCGGTAACTCACTGCTTGACCTGGTGGTGTTTGGCCGTTCTGCCGGCCTGCATCTGCAAGAGTCCATTCAGGAGCAGGGTGAACTGCGCGATGCCAGCGATGAAGATATCGACGCTGCGTTAGCGCGCCTGAATCGTTGGAATAATAATACGACTGGCGAAGATCCCGCGGAACTGCGCAAAGCGCTGCAGTCCTGTATGCAGCATAACTTCTCGGTATTCCGTGAAGGTGATGCGATGGCGAAAGGATTGGAAGAGCTGAAAGTACTGCGTGAGCGCCTGAAAAATGCGCGTCTGGATGACCGTTCCAGCGATTTCAACACCCAGCGTGTTGAATGCCTGGAGTTGGATAACCTGATGGAAACCGCCTATGCCACCGCGATGGCGGCGAACTTCCGTACTGAAAGCCGTGGAGCACATAGCCGTTTCGACTTCCCGGAACGTGACGATGCAAATTGGCTGTGCCACAGCCTGTATCTCCCGCAAAACGAAAGCATGACGCGCCGTGAGGTCAACATGCAACCGAAACTGCGCGAGGCGTTCCCGCCAAAAGCGCGTACTTATTAA
- a CDS encoding DUF979 domain-containing protein: MFQQQYLFWLAGVMLLIVAVMSWRDKANSRRFTTGLFWALYGLVFLIGDWSYRVITPFAGSAEEAQRLLHIGVGSVVVGMALIAGLGGVKLGRYHQRTVEQRKESAGRLGNRLFLPALAIPVVTVIGVLAFNNIPGLQESVFGPGNHSTLITLFSMTVGCLIGWLIALRMVREGPAQSLQETRRLLDAIGWAFILPQILATLGLLFTTAGVGTAISQLTETYLAVDNRLIAVASYAIGMALLTMIMGNAFAAFPIVTAGIGIPILVLQHGGNPAVMAAIGMFSGYCGSLMTPMAANFNIVPAALLELPDRNAVIKAQIPTGVLLLITNIFLLYFLMFL; this comes from the coding sequence ATGTTTCAGCAGCAATATCTTTTCTGGCTGGCAGGCGTGATGTTATTAATTGTGGCAGTGATGTCATGGCGTGATAAAGCGAACTCGCGCCGCTTCACTACAGGGCTCTTCTGGGCATTGTATGGGCTGGTATTTTTGATCGGTGATTGGTCTTACCGAGTGATAACGCCGTTCGCGGGTTCGGCCGAAGAAGCACAGCGCCTGCTGCATATTGGTGTGGGAAGTGTGGTCGTTGGCATGGCGCTGATCGCTGGGCTGGGAGGCGTAAAGTTAGGTCGCTACCATCAACGCACCGTGGAACAGCGTAAAGAGAGTGCGGGCCGACTGGGTAACCGGCTCTTTTTACCCGCCCTGGCGATACCGGTGGTCACTGTTATTGGGGTGTTGGCGTTCAATAATATACCGGGTTTGCAGGAGAGTGTGTTTGGGCCCGGAAATCACTCGACGTTGATTACGCTATTTTCTATGACCGTTGGATGCCTTATTGGCTGGCTTATCGCGCTAAGAATGGTACGAGAAGGACCGGCACAATCGTTGCAGGAAACGCGTCGCCTGCTGGATGCCATTGGCTGGGCCTTTATTTTGCCGCAGATCCTTGCCACGTTAGGTTTGCTATTCACCACGGCAGGCGTCGGGACGGCGATTTCTCAACTGACAGAAACCTACCTGGCGGTGGATAACCGCCTTATCGCCGTGGCCAGCTATGCGATTGGTATGGCATTGCTTACCATGATTATGGGGAATGCATTTGCCGCTTTTCCTATCGTGACTGCCGGGATTGGTATTCCCATCCTGGTATTACAGCACGGTGGTAACCCGGCAGTCATGGCGGCTATCGGTATGTTTTCCGGGTATTGTGGTTCGTTAATGACGCCGATGGCAGCAAACTTTAATATCGTTCCCGCCGCTTTACTGGAGTTGCCCGATCGTAATGCGGTGATAAAGGCTCAGATACCGACCGGCGTGTTATTGTTAATCACCAATATTTTTCTTCTCTACTTCCTGATGTTTCTGTGA
- a CDS encoding DUF969 domain-containing protein produces the protein MEEAVNFWPLIGIAAIIIGFLLRLNPVLVVIVAGIITGLAAHMPIASILEKLGSGFLSTRNLPLILLLPLAVIGLLERHGLKERAQNWIAHIKSATAGRLLIVYLFVREITAALGLTSLGGHPQMVRPLLAPMAEGATENHYGELPAHVRHRLRAMSAATDNVGLFFGEDIFVAFGAILFMHNFMLESGGIQTEPLHIALWGIPTAVCAFIIHSVRLRQMDKTLAAELASLNAQALQAREEH, from the coding sequence ATGGAAGAAGCAGTGAACTTCTGGCCGTTGATCGGCATTGCCGCCATTATCATCGGTTTTTTACTCAGGTTAAATCCAGTATTGGTGGTAATTGTGGCAGGTATCATCACCGGTCTGGCCGCCCATATGCCTATCGCGTCTATCCTCGAAAAGCTGGGTTCAGGATTTTTGAGCACGCGCAACCTGCCGCTGATTCTTCTGCTGCCGCTGGCGGTGATTGGCCTGCTGGAGCGGCATGGCCTCAAAGAGCGGGCGCAGAACTGGATTGCTCATATAAAAAGCGCCACCGCAGGACGACTGCTGATCGTCTATTTATTTGTCCGTGAAATCACGGCGGCCTTAGGGTTGACCAGCCTGGGCGGGCATCCGCAGATGGTGCGTCCGCTGCTGGCGCCGATGGCGGAAGGCGCGACGGAAAATCATTACGGTGAGTTGCCCGCGCACGTCCGACATCGTCTGCGTGCTATGTCCGCTGCGACGGACAACGTTGGATTATTCTTTGGAGAAGATATCTTTGTTGCCTTCGGTGCCATTCTGTTTATGCATAATTTTATGCTCGAATCAGGTGGGATTCAGACCGAACCGTTGCACATTGCGTTATGGGGTATTCCTACCGCAGTCTGCGCATTTATTATTCACTCCGTACGTTTGCGCCAAATGGACAAAACCCTTGCGGCTGAACTGGCCTCACTTAATGCGCAGGCCCTGCAGGCCAGGGAGGAGCACTAA